Sequence from the Candidatus Deferrimicrobium borealis genome:
GATCCTCACCCCGTTAAGTGGAGAAGTGGGGACTTTCGTCCAAATGTTCCGCCCGCACAACCCAAACGCCTGCCAGCACGATCACCGAGTGACTCGCTGGATCCTGTCGGAGATCCCCGGCATCAATGTAAATGGAACCATAGCGTCATTCAAGAAGCTCGGCGGGCATTGCGACTGTGAAGTCGTCCTGAATGCGATGCGACGTCTCGAAAGGGAATATCTACGGCACTGTACATATTGTTACTTCAAGAAGGGTCGGCGAGGTTCGATCCACTGTCCCAAGTGCAAGGGCTCATGGTCCGTTACCTGCCTGCAACATTGTCAAAAAGCTGAAGCGGAGAATCGCGCTGCCAAGAGTTTGTAGGTTGACCATCCAAACGTAAGAAATACTTCGACGTTCACTCCTCGATCATTTCTGCTTAGCGACGGTATCCACATAACGAGGTGACCCTTCGCCTGAGGAACGAGGGGGCATGGAATCATCCTTTGCCCCCTCCTTTTCCCATCGAAGCAAACGTGAATCACCCCAATCAACCCTGTCGCATCATGGTTCTTGCCATTATCAATGATTACAGCTTTCTTTAACCCTTACTGGAGGAATCTCATGCTCAAGACAATCACCAAGGAACCTATCCAACCGGAGAAGGCTACGCCCGTCTTCCCGATTCGACAAGACGCCAGGCAATCAGGTCCCGTCACCTCTGGACACCAAGGAGGTGGCACGTTTTAAACGTCAAGGAATCCACCATCCGAATTGGGTGCACATCGGCTACATCCCGCACATCAAGTTCCGTGGAGCCGTCCGGTACCAGAGGATGCCATCGAACAATGGATCGAGGGCTGCCGGCTCCAGGACTTGCCGGATGCAGGGAAAGCTCTCCAGCAATTCTTCGGTCCGCTATTCTCGCGCTAACAACTTAATTAACTCAGACACCCTGATGGCCGCAGATACCGCGCATGTTATGATTCAGATCTATCTCCAGAAAGGAGGTGATCATCGGTTGTAACGTGCCGGATCTGTGCCCGCGGGGCTTATGGAGGAGCCAACCGATGGGCATCTACAAACGAGGAAAGAAGTGGTACGTCGACGTAAGTGATGGCACCGGACGGCGGGTGCGACGGAGCATTGGCAACTCCAGGCACTACGCCCAGGTGGTACAGGAAGATTTGAACGTAAAGATCGTGAAGGGGCAGTTCCTCGGAATCTTCGATGCAGACAGCACGTCCTTCTCGGAGTACGCGAAGGACTGGCTGGAGAGGAAGAAAGTGACGGTCACCCAGTCCACATACCGGGACTACCGCTCCACCATGGAGGTCTACGCCCTCCCGCACTTCGGGAATACCCCGCTGTGCAACGTAGCCTACCGGGACGTGGAGGAGTTCGTGGAGAAGCTCTCCAAGCTCTCCGCGAAGCGGAAGAACAACATCATGGTTCCGGTTAAATGCCTCTTCAACGACGCAAAGCGCCGGGGAGATATCCGGGAGAACCCTTGCGAGATGATCCGCCGCTTCAAGGAGGAGAGGCCGCAAATCGACCCGCTCTCCTTCCCGGAGATGAAGCTCTTCCTGGAGCATGTCGACCCGCACTACCGCGCCTACTTCGCTACGGCGTTCCTCACCGGCATGCGTCCCAACGAGCTACTGGCGCTGAAATGGTTCAACGTCGACTTCGACATGCGCTGCATCACGATCCGCGAGGGGCGCGTCCAGGGGATCGAAGGGCCGCCCAAGACGATGTCTTCTCCTACCGGGACATCGACATGCTCGACCCTCTCTACACGATCCTGCGCAGCACAGGGAGGATCCCGAGACGCGAAGTACGTCTTCATGGGGAAGAAGGCGGCCGTCTGGACGTAACAACCTGCGAACCGCGTCTGGTACCCGACGATACAAGGCGGGCTGCGCAAGCGCGTCATGTACCAGGCCGCCACACCTTCGCAGCCTCACTCTCCTACGGCGAGATCCGCTCTGGGTGGCGCGCATGCTGGGCACACCAGCACGGAGATGCTGTATCGCCACTACGGAAGTTCATCCGGAACCGGATGCGGCGAACGGCATGAAGTTCCTGCGGGGGTTCGACGAGGCAAAAGTCGCCGGAAACGCTTCGCCCGCAAACCGCTCCCGGGAGGATAGCGAGTAAATGAATCATCGGTTCACTGGCACGATTTGGGCACACCTGCGGAAAAGGCGCAAAAAAAGGGGCCGCGGAATCCCGCAACCCCTTGATTTATTTGGTAGCGGGGCCAGGATTTGAACCTGGGACCTTCGGGTTATGAGCCCGACGAGCTACCGGACTGCTCCACCCCGCGTCACGAACTAAAAAATATACTCCTCACACGCCACAGTGTCAACCTCGGTGTATGAACTTTGAGTCATGCCTCTGAAGACACACCGCCAACCGGTCGTTGAACCCATCGCCCTCTGGTGCCCGCCACCTGTAAGCAGGCATAGCTAGCGGACATTTCGAATCGGGCACAATAATTGGAGCATGCTTCGGCATGATCGATCATTTGAAACCGCGATCCGACACATTCCTGTCTCATCAACGGGAGGAAAACATCTCCCGGGGGATCCTCGCCATCCGGGGACACAGGGTCATTCTGGACTCGGATCTGGCAGCACTTTACCGAGTAACCACAAAGGCGCTGAATCAGGCAGTAAAACGCAATGCGGGGCGGTTTCCGGAGGATTTCGCCTTTCGAGGATCCAATGAGATGGAAAGGACGAGGAGGTATCACGAATGTGCCCCTCCCCGCCTGAAATTCTCTCCGTCCTGCCATTCGCTTACACGGAACACGGGACCATTATGGCGGCTTCCGTCCTCAATTCCGAAAGGGCCGTCGAAACCAGTGTTTTCGTCGTTCGCGCTTTCGTCCGGATGCGCGAAACTATGGCGTCCCACCGGGAGCTTTCGCAACGCCTGATCGTCCTCGAAAAGACATACAACGCGCGTTTCCGCGCCGTGTTTCGCGCGATTCGGGCCTTGATGGAACCACCGAAGACGCCGAGGAGGCGGATCGGTTTCTGATCGATTCCAGGTTTGACCTGGTTCGAAATCCGGAGGGTGCCGGAGTGGGTATCCATCAACGCGGGAAATCGAATTCCATCAAGGATCTGCTGGTCAAGATCGCCAGGCGGGAGCAGCTGGAAATCTTCGAGGGGGATACCACCCCATTTGCAATTTACGCATCGGCCTGGCTGGAGAGGAAGAAGACGACCCTTGCCCGCTCCACCCATGGCGATTACCGCTCGATATGGAAGAAATATGTCCTCCCCTACTTCGGGAACATGCCGCTATGCCGGGTGACGAGGTTCGACGTGGAAGAGTTCCTCGGCAGCCTTTCGAACATCTCCGCGAAGCGAAAGAACAACATCATGGTCCCGCTGAAGTGTCTTTTCAACGACGCAAGCCGGCGCGGAGAGATCGATGAGCCCCCCTCCGAGAACATCCGCCGGCTCAAGGAGTTAAGGCCGTTCATCGATCCCTTCTCCTTCCCGGAAATGAAGCTTCTCCTGGAGCGCGTCGATCCCCATTACGTGGCGTATTTCTCGACCGCGTTCCTGACGGGGATGCGGCCCAACGAGATGATCGCGCTCAAGTGGTCCAACGTGGATTTCGAGATGCGCTGCATCACCGTTCGGGAAGGCCGCGTCCTTGGAATCGAAGGACCGCCCAAGACGATGGCTTCCTGCCGTGACATCGACATCCTCGATCCGCTCTTCGAGGCGCTGCGGACGCATCGACAGGAGGCTCCGGCAGGAACGATATACGTTTTCCCAGGGAAAACCGGCAGGCCGCTCGAAGTGAACAATCTTCGGAAGAGGGTCTGGTATCCCGCGATCGCCTCGGCCGGATTGCGCCGGCGCACGATGTACCAGACGCGGCACACCTTCGCGTCGCTCATGCTGAGCCACGGCGAGGATCCGCTCTGGGTGGCGCGCATGCTGGGACACACCAGCCTGGACATGATCTTCAAACATTACGGGAAGTTCATCCGGAACCGCTCACGGAAGGACGGAGGAAGGTTTCTCGAGGGTCTCAAGGAGGCGGAGACGTCCGTCATTAGGAAGGACGGAAACAATCCCGGTCGGTTATAGTAGCTCCATCGACCACGAACCGGGAGGTGATCGGTGGCCGCGCGCAAGCTCCCCATGGCACTGCTTTCGACCCTTCCCTGCCTCCTTCTGATTGCCGCGCAAGCAAAC
This genomic interval carries:
- a CDS encoding ORF6N domain-containing protein, with protein sequence MIDHLKPRSDTFLSHQREENISRGILAIRGHRVILDSDLAALYRVTTKALNQAVKRNAGRFPEDFAFRGSNEMERTRRYHECAPPRLKFSPSCHSLTRNTGPLWRLPSSIPKGPSKPVFSSFALSSGCAKLWRPTGSFRNA
- a CDS encoding site-specific integrase, with the translated sequence MGIYKRGKKWYVDVSDGTGRRVRRSIGNSRHYAQVVQEDLNVKIVKGQFLGIFDADSTSFSEYAKDWLERKKVTVTQSTYRDYRSTMEVYALPHFGNTPLCNVAYRDVEEFVEKLSKLSAKRKNNIMVPVKCLFNDAKRRGDIRENPCEMIRRFKEERPQIDPLSFPEMKLFLEHVDPHYRAYFATAFLTGMRPNELLALKWFNVDFDMRCITIREGRVQGIEGPPKTMSSPTGTSTCSTLSTRSCAAQGGSRDAKYVFMGKKAAVWT
- a CDS encoding site-specific integrase: MGIHQRGKSNSIKDLLVKIARREQLEIFEGDTTPFAIYASAWLERKKTTLARSTHGDYRSIWKKYVLPYFGNMPLCRVTRFDVEEFLGSLSNISAKRKNNIMVPLKCLFNDASRRGEIDEPPSENIRRLKELRPFIDPFSFPEMKLLLERVDPHYVAYFSTAFLTGMRPNEMIALKWSNVDFEMRCITVREGRVLGIEGPPKTMASCRDIDILDPLFEALRTHRQEAPAGTIYVFPGKTGRPLEVNNLRKRVWYPAIASAGLRRRTMYQTRHTFASLMLSHGEDPLWVARMLGHTSLDMIFKHYGKFIRNRSRKDGGRFLEGLKEAETSVIRKDGNNPGRL